Proteins encoded within one genomic window of Lactococcus garvieae:
- a CDS encoding NADPH:quinone reductase: MKAIEVSEFGDSSVLKYKEVEEPVLKDDELYVSLRAAAVNPVETYVRQGTYAQLPSLPYIPGKDGAGIVKSVGANVKTFKPGDRVFLTVDSNAQSGTYAQGISCKETEVTFLPENMSYNEGAALGSSGLTALYALKQKADIKSGDLLLIHGASGGVGTLMLQFAKLYGAKVIATAGSEEGLQVLRDRGADYVFNHHKDGYIDEIKNYGINVIIEMLANVNLQNDLEVIGKQGKIVIVGNRGEITINPRLLMMKEATVTGLLLSNITADEVEENTKLLLSGLENGVKPVIDKVFPLNEADKAQDYIMDNRGSLGKVILSVNV; encoded by the coding sequence ATGAAAGCTATAGAAGTATCTGAGTTTGGAGACAGCAGTGTACTGAAGTATAAAGAAGTAGAAGAGCCAGTTCTTAAAGATGATGAGCTTTATGTATCACTAAGAGCTGCTGCGGTAAATCCTGTAGAAACATATGTACGTCAAGGGACCTATGCTCAGCTTCCCTCCCTGCCTTATATACCCGGAAAAGATGGAGCAGGTATTGTGAAGTCTGTTGGCGCAAACGTCAAGACTTTCAAACCAGGAGACAGAGTCTTTTTGACAGTAGACAGCAATGCGCAGTCGGGGACTTATGCCCAAGGAATTTCTTGCAAAGAAACAGAAGTAACCTTCCTCCCAGAAAATATGTCTTATAATGAGGGAGCAGCACTAGGATCAAGTGGACTAACCGCACTTTATGCTTTAAAGCAAAAAGCTGATATAAAATCTGGTGATCTTCTACTCATTCATGGTGCGAGTGGAGGTGTCGGAACCCTGATGCTCCAATTTGCAAAATTATATGGAGCAAAAGTGATTGCCACTGCTGGTTCAGAAGAAGGACTTCAAGTTCTTCGAGACCGAGGTGCAGACTATGTCTTTAATCACCATAAGGATGGCTATATTGATGAAATCAAAAACTATGGTATAAATGTGATTATTGAAATGTTGGCCAATGTAAACTTACAAAATGATTTAGAAGTAATTGGTAAGCAGGGTAAGATAGTTATTGTAGGAAATCGAGGGGAGATAACAATTAACCCAAGATTACTTATGATGAAGGAAGCAACTGTGACTGGCCTCTTGCTGTCGAATATTACTGCTGACGAAGTTGAAGAAAATACCAAATTACTCTTGTCTGGATTGGAAAACGGTGTTAAACCAGTTATTGACAAAGTATTCCCTCTGAATGAAGCAGATAAAGCTCAAGATTATATTATGGACAACCGAGGGAGTTTAGGAAAAGTCATTCTTTCTGTTAATGTGTGA
- a CDS encoding MerR family transcriptional regulator: MNIKQISEKYGIPADTLRYWERVKAIPAVTRNSSGYRDYDEEDEDWIHWTSCMRSAGVSLERIIEYIDLFARGEQTIDARKTLLTEQLKVIEDKQSELQHMHDILEEKINHYEDHMLKYEGKLKKP, encoded by the coding sequence ATGAACATAAAGCAAATCAGTGAAAAGTATGGTATTCCTGCAGATACTTTAAGATATTGGGAGAGGGTTAAGGCCATCCCAGCAGTGACACGAAATTCTTCTGGATATAGAGATTATGATGAAGAAGATGAAGACTGGATTCATTGGACAAGTTGTATGAGAAGTGCTGGAGTATCACTTGAGAGGATCATCGAATATATTGACTTATTTGCAAGAGGTGAGCAGACTATTGATGCGAGAAAAACACTGCTGACCGAGCAGCTAAAAGTAATCGAAGATAAGCAGTCGGAACTCCAACATATGCACGATATATTAGAAGAAAAAATTAATCATTATGAAGACCATATGCTGAAATATGAAGGAAAGCTCAAAAAACCTTAG